The Thiomonas sp. FB-Cd genome includes a window with the following:
- a CDS encoding RNA-guided endonuclease TnpB family protein has translation MQRRNVTLKLYPNAARAARLEAWTRLHCELYNAALEERVVAWRKAGKSISDFDQQNILPQIKADRPEFVELGSHALQQTLRRPDRAFQSFFRRVKAGQTPGFRRFKAGKWFSGFAYPDPAGWKLMQHGGRGATLRIGSGDTALSVRARGLHRFGDQAKPNDITLTRKGGGWFVSVTLRVPDAACARERTADMRRGLDFGINDWATFDEGPPIANPRWVREELPRLAALQRQRARKRKGSVRHKRLGHGIARLHDGISNRRRDFVHKATTRLVQQCAVLATEQLTPKTMSRSAKGTAETPGRRVRQKAGLNREILSAGFGMAHPMLAYKAEEAGTRLHLSNTRQLKPSQRCAACWEIVPKTLADRMRVCPHCGHVMQRDQNSALVVLIDAFNTQDTPGTGVAARPKPLPRQRGKSRSVTRETPATTPCV, from the coding sequence ATGCAACGGCGCAACGTCACGCTCAAGCTGTACCCCAATGCCGCGCGAGCTGCGCGGCTTGAGGCGTGGACACGGTTGCACTGCGAGTTGTACAACGCGGCACTGGAAGAGCGCGTCGTCGCCTGGCGCAAGGCGGGCAAGTCGATCAGCGACTTCGACCAGCAAAACATCCTGCCGCAGATCAAGGCCGATCGGCCAGAGTTCGTGGAGCTCGGCAGCCACGCCTTGCAGCAGACGCTGCGGCGGCCGGATCGCGCATTCCAGTCGTTCTTCCGTCGCGTCAAAGCGGGACAGACGCCCGGATTCCGGCGGTTCAAGGCGGGCAAGTGGTTCTCCGGCTTTGCCTATCCCGACCCGGCTGGCTGGAAGCTCATGCAGCACGGCGGCCGTGGTGCCACGCTGCGCATTGGCAGTGGAGACACGGCCCTGTCCGTCCGGGCGCGCGGGCTGCACCGCTTCGGCGATCAGGCAAAACCCAACGATATCACCCTCACGCGCAAAGGTGGTGGGTGGTTCGTGTCGGTGACGCTGCGCGTGCCCGATGCGGCGTGTGCGCGCGAGCGCACCGCCGACATGCGGCGTGGCCTGGATTTCGGGATCAACGACTGGGCGACATTCGACGAGGGTCCGCCCATCGCGAACCCGCGCTGGGTGCGCGAGGAACTGCCGCGCCTTGCAGCGCTGCAGCGCCAGCGCGCCCGCAAACGCAAAGGTTCCGTGCGGCACAAGCGGCTTGGCCATGGCATCGCGCGGCTGCATGACGGGATTTCCAATCGGCGCCGGGACTTCGTGCACAAGGCAACAACCAGGCTGGTGCAGCAATGCGCCGTCCTGGCCACGGAGCAACTGACTCCGAAGACCATGAGTCGCAGCGCGAAAGGCACGGCGGAGACACCGGGCCGGCGCGTACGGCAGAAGGCCGGACTCAACCGCGAGATTCTCTCGGCAGGGTTCGGCATGGCGCATCCGATGCTGGCGTACAAAGCGGAAGAAGCTGGTACGCGGCTGCATCTGAGCAATACGCGCCAGCTCAAGCCGTCGCAACGCTGCGCGGCGTGCTGGGAGATTGTGCCCAAGACGCTCGCAGACCGCATGCGTGTCTGCCCGCACTGCGGGCATGTCATGCAACGCGACCAAAACAGCGCGTTGGTAGTGCTCATCGACGCATTCAACACGCAGGACACGCCTGGGACGGGCGTGGCGGCGAGACCCAAACCTCTGCCCCGGCAACGCGGCAAGTCCAGGTCTGTGACCCGCGAAACCCCAGCTACAACGCCATGCGTTTAG
- the dacB gene encoding D-alanyl-D-alanine carboxypeptidase/D-alanyl-D-alanine-endopeptidase gives MNPSRRNFCARVALAPLAAGTAFTAHAQGWASRRLPGSIAAALRQARIPETSCSFIIQALDDTRPQLSINAGQAMNPASVLKLVPTFVALNLLGPAFRWETPLYAVGPLNDGVLSGDLAFVGSGDPHLMADNLWSVAQRLRDLGLRTIDGNVLIDRSIYALPPHDPAVFDEDALAPYNVGPDAFLLNFGAVRLGFQAEPQSDSVGITTEPPLSGFTVTQRPQLTGGACGAWKSRLRANFADPLTPAFAGQYAAACDDQTWNIAAPLPADRFVQAILAAIFAQVGIKWNGQVVSGRLPSTATPLTTWKSEPLAVIVRDINKYSNNVMAQQVFLQLAVQTFGVPADFGKAAQATAQWLDTHQLGMSDLVLDNGCGLSRTARISASDINRLLRAAWASPVMPEFVSSLPLAGEDGTLKRRFAGSPETGLIHAKTGSLRNVLSIAGYVQTPAGRRLSVTALINDPRAAGGWGAIEALLDEALRSA, from the coding sequence ATGAATCCGAGCCGTCGCAATTTCTGCGCCCGAGTGGCCTTGGCCCCGCTTGCAGCGGGCACCGCTTTCACCGCACATGCACAGGGCTGGGCCAGCCGGCGCCTACCGGGCTCTATCGCTGCGGCTCTGCGCCAGGCTCGCATCCCCGAAACCTCCTGCAGTTTCATCATCCAGGCGCTGGACGACACGCGGCCACAACTATCCATCAACGCTGGGCAGGCCATGAATCCGGCCTCGGTCTTGAAGCTCGTCCCAACCTTTGTCGCACTCAACCTGCTCGGGCCGGCGTTTCGTTGGGAAACGCCGTTGTACGCCGTCGGGCCGCTCAACGACGGTGTGCTGTCCGGAGACTTGGCCTTTGTCGGCAGCGGTGACCCACATCTGATGGCCGACAACCTGTGGAGCGTGGCCCAGCGATTGCGCGACCTCGGATTGCGCACAATCGACGGTAACGTCCTCATCGACCGCAGCATCTACGCTCTGCCGCCGCATGACCCGGCTGTCTTTGATGAGGACGCCCTGGCCCCATATAACGTCGGGCCCGACGCGTTCCTGCTGAATTTCGGTGCCGTGCGCCTGGGCTTTCAGGCCGAGCCGCAATCCGATTCGGTTGGCATTACCACTGAGCCGCCACTCTCTGGCTTCACGGTGACCCAACGGCCCCAACTGACCGGCGGCGCCTGCGGGGCATGGAAGAGTCGCCTGCGAGCCAATTTCGCCGATCCGCTCACACCAGCCTTCGCCGGACAATACGCCGCCGCTTGCGACGACCAGACTTGGAACATTGCAGCACCCTTGCCGGCCGATCGCTTCGTGCAGGCCATCCTGGCCGCCATTTTTGCGCAAGTCGGCATCAAGTGGAACGGTCAGGTTGTATCGGGCCGCCTGCCCTCGACCGCCACGCCACTGACGACCTGGAAATCAGAACCGCTGGCCGTGATCGTGCGCGACATCAACAAGTACAGCAACAATGTGATGGCGCAACAGGTGTTCCTGCAACTTGCCGTGCAGACTTTTGGAGTGCCTGCTGATTTCGGCAAAGCCGCCCAGGCCACCGCGCAATGGCTTGACACGCACCAACTCGGCATGTCCGACCTTGTTCTTGACAACGGGTGTGGCCTATCGCGCACCGCGCGCATTTCCGCAAGCGACATCAACCGCCTGCTGCGCGCTGCGTGGGCCAGTCCGGTGATGCCCGAATTCGTATCCTCGCTGCCCTTGGCGGGCGAGGACGGCACGCTGAAACGCCGATTCGCCGGGAGTCCAGAAACCGGGCTGATCCACGCCAAGACCGGTAGCCTGCGCAATGTTCTGAGCATTGCGGGCTATGTGCAGACCCCTGCAGGCCGGCGCCTGAGCGTGACGGCGTTGATCAATGACCCGCGTGCCGCCGGCGGTTGGGGCGCAATTGAAGCGCTGCTCGACGAGGCACTGCGCAGCGCCTGA
- a CDS encoding uracil-DNA glycosylase, translated as MSKRRMPQSVFDPVRLASLQALGVSMIYVRRSILADAETAALLPELPGVAQAAAGAGLQAEPGKGASRPVALDQRSVPGHTPSRVGSPTGAPPASMPPPKQVSGPTRAPQAPALRLQSIATLDLEQLAAFTRDCRACKLGGLRHQAVFGIGHPRAHVMVIGEAPGAEEDRLGEPFVGAAGRLLDNMLRAVGLARNDADEAHAVFIANVIKCRPPGNRNPEMDEIAQCEPILARQIALVRPRLLLALGRFAAQTLTGSLDPIGRLRQRLFHYRDIPVVVSYHPAYLLRAPLDKAKAWADLCFAREQLAAALATNSAAAS; from the coding sequence ATGAGTAAACGACGCATGCCACAGTCGGTGTTTGATCCCGTGCGCCTGGCGTCCCTGCAGGCCCTTGGCGTGTCGATGATCTACGTGCGGCGCAGCATCCTCGCTGACGCCGAAACGGCCGCTTTGCTGCCTGAACTTCCCGGGGTGGCGCAGGCCGCTGCAGGGGCGGGATTGCAGGCGGAACCCGGCAAGGGGGCGAGTCGCCCGGTTGCACTCGATCAACGCAGTGTCCCGGGGCATACGCCGAGCCGAGTGGGCAGCCCAACCGGCGCGCCGCCTGCATCCATGCCGCCTCCCAAGCAGGTCTCGGGGCCCACGCGGGCTCCGCAGGCGCCTGCCCTGAGGCTGCAGAGCATTGCGACGCTTGACCTGGAGCAGTTGGCTGCCTTCACGCGTGATTGTCGCGCCTGCAAGCTTGGTGGTCTGCGCCACCAAGCCGTGTTTGGCATTGGGCATCCCCGAGCGCACGTGATGGTTATCGGGGAGGCGCCAGGGGCCGAGGAAGACCGCCTGGGCGAGCCTTTTGTCGGGGCTGCAGGAAGGCTGCTCGACAATATGCTGCGCGCGGTGGGCTTGGCGCGCAATGATGCCGATGAGGCGCACGCGGTGTTCATCGCCAACGTCATCAAATGCCGCCCGCCGGGCAACCGCAATCCCGAGATGGATGAGATCGCGCAATGCGAGCCGATTCTCGCAAGGCAGATTGCGCTTGTGCGTCCGCGCCTGTTGTTGGCGCTGGGGCGCTTCGCAGCGCAGACCCTCACCGGCAGTCTTGATCCGATCGGCCGGTTGCGGCAACGGTTGTTTCACTACCGGGACATTCCCGTCGTCGTGAGCTATCACCCCGCTTATCTGCTGCGCGCACCATTGGATAAGGCCAAGGCTTGGGCAGACCTGTGCTTTGCACGGGAGCAGCTTGCAGCGGCCTTGGCGACGAACTCTGCAGCAGCTTCCTAA
- a CDS encoding TlpA disulfide reductase family protein, with product MTQAVAIGGGKQKNSASLPSVGSAFGLPSGIALMNGEELHARDLQGKLLVLEYWATWCPFCARQMPHLEELYKKQRGQGLVVLGLSVDREAAEVPAYIKKHGVSFPVAWLSAELSRQLPKPAGLPVTIVIGRDGRVKMAEAGEMFPEDIAGIAKFL from the coding sequence ATGACGCAGGCCGTGGCGATCGGGGGAGGCAAGCAGAAGAACTCCGCTTCGCTTCCGAGTGTGGGCAGTGCATTTGGCTTGCCCTCCGGCATTGCGCTCATGAATGGTGAGGAGTTGCATGCGCGGGACCTTCAAGGCAAGCTGTTGGTCTTGGAATATTGGGCGACATGGTGCCCGTTTTGCGCGCGCCAAATGCCCCATCTGGAGGAGCTTTACAAAAAGCAGCGCGGGCAGGGCCTCGTGGTTCTCGGTTTGTCTGTTGATCGGGAAGCTGCCGAGGTGCCAGCCTATATTAAAAAGCACGGCGTGAGTTTTCCCGTAGCCTGGCTGTCGGCTGAGCTTTCCCGCCAGTTGCCTAAACCCGCCGGTCTCCCGGTCACCATCGTGATTGGCCGTGATGGCCGCGTGAAGATGGCTGAAGCTGGTGAGATGTTTCCTGAAGACATTGCTGGCATCGCCAAATTTCTCTAA
- a CDS encoding response regulator transcription factor produces MRILIAEDDQVLADGLTRSLRASHYAVDQVGDGASADSALQTNEFDLLILDLGLPRLPGFEVLRRLRNRGNSLPVLILTAADNVEDKVRGLDLGADDYMAKPFELAELEARVRALTRRGMGGASSVIRHGPLSVDLPGRVVMLDDKVVDLSARELALLEVLLQRAGRLVSKDQLVDHLCVWGEEVSTNAIEVYIHRLRKKIEVGPVHIATVRGLGYCLEKIPGQPQHAA; encoded by the coding sequence ATGCGCATCCTGATCGCCGAAGACGACCAGGTTCTGGCCGATGGCCTGACCCGCTCGCTGCGTGCGAGCCACTACGCCGTGGACCAGGTCGGTGACGGCGCCTCGGCCGACAGCGCCCTGCAAACCAACGAATTCGATTTGCTGATCCTTGATCTTGGCCTACCCCGTCTGCCCGGCTTCGAGGTCCTTCGACGCCTGCGCAACCGCGGCAACTCTTTGCCTGTGCTGATCCTCACAGCGGCGGACAATGTCGAAGACAAGGTGCGCGGCCTGGATTTGGGCGCCGACGACTACATGGCCAAGCCGTTCGAGTTGGCCGAATTGGAGGCGCGTGTGCGGGCGCTCACCCGGCGCGGCATGGGCGGCGCCAGCTCCGTCATCCGACATGGTCCACTAAGCGTGGATCTTCCCGGTCGCGTCGTGATGCTCGACGACAAAGTCGTGGACCTTTCTGCGCGCGAACTCGCGCTGCTGGAGGTGCTTCTCCAACGAGCGGGCCGGCTGGTCAGCAAGGATCAGCTCGTCGATCATCTCTGCGTATGGGGAGAGGAAGTCAGCACCAACGCCATCGAGGTCTACATCCACCGCCTGCGCAAGAAAATCGAGGTGGGTCCAGTGCACATTGCCACGGTGCGGGGCCTAGGCTACTGTCTGGAAAAAATCCCCGGCCAGCCGCAGCACGCGGCATGA
- a CDS encoding mechanosensitive ion channel family protein — MVSWLQTRVVGNTLLAWLLAALWLVLAMLLTVAAKHIIVKRLRAIATRTSTHWDDALVHAIAGTYALLVGAMALYPLVENLNLPPKGARWAAAIAAIGLFVQIGLWAARFLDFWIKSSRDRAMQHDPETATGLAAMSFLARLMLWSLVALLLLDNLGFNVTTLLAGLGVGGIAVGLALQNILGDLFSSLSIVLDKPFQIGHFVVIDGFSGTVDNIGLKTTRIRSISGEMLVFSNTDLTKARLRNYKFMQERRILFTIGVTYNTAADMLERVPGIVQSIIVSQEQARFERAHLKDFGDSSLNFEVVYWMKTSDYGAYMDTQQAINLGLMRAFGAMGVEFAFPTRTVQLQLSGPLPVALAGLAGNPQCAETK, encoded by the coding sequence ATGGTCTCCTGGTTGCAAACCCGCGTAGTTGGAAACACTTTGCTTGCCTGGCTTCTGGCCGCGCTCTGGCTGGTCCTGGCCATGCTGTTGACCGTCGCAGCCAAGCACATCATCGTCAAACGTCTGCGAGCGATCGCCACCCGCACATCGACGCATTGGGACGATGCGCTCGTCCATGCGATTGCCGGCACCTACGCCCTCCTGGTCGGAGCCATGGCGCTGTACCCTTTGGTGGAGAACCTGAATCTTCCACCCAAGGGTGCACGCTGGGCGGCGGCAATTGCCGCCATCGGCCTCTTCGTGCAGATCGGACTTTGGGCTGCTCGTTTCCTTGATTTCTGGATCAAATCATCACGTGACCGCGCGATGCAGCACGACCCGGAGACGGCGACGGGACTGGCAGCCATGAGCTTCTTAGCGCGTTTGATGTTGTGGTCACTGGTGGCGCTGCTGTTGCTGGACAATCTTGGGTTCAACGTGACGACCTTGCTTGCAGGGTTGGGTGTGGGCGGCATCGCGGTAGGCCTGGCGCTGCAGAACATCTTGGGGGATTTGTTCTCCAGTCTGTCCATCGTGCTAGACAAACCGTTCCAGATCGGGCATTTCGTCGTCATTGACGGCTTTTCGGGAACGGTTGACAACATTGGCCTGAAGACCACGCGTATCCGATCCATAAGCGGCGAGATGCTGGTGTTCTCCAACACCGACCTCACGAAGGCGCGCCTACGCAATTACAAGTTCATGCAAGAGCGGCGCATCCTGTTCACCATCGGCGTCACCTACAACACCGCTGCCGACATGCTCGAGCGCGTACCTGGCATAGTGCAGTCCATCATCGTCAGCCAAGAGCAAGCGCGCTTTGAGCGTGCCCACTTGAAGGATTTCGGCGACTCGAGCCTGAACTTCGAAGTCGTGTACTGGATGAAAACCTCGGACTATGGCGCCTACATGGATACGCAGCAGGCCATTAACCTGGGGCTGATGCGCGCTTTCGGCGCCATGGGCGTGGAGTTCGCCTTCCCGACCCGTACCGTGCAACTCCAACTGTCCGGACCCCTACCTGTGGCCTTGGCAGGCCTTGCAGGCAACCCACAGTGCGCTGAGACGAAATAG
- the pyrF gene encoding orotidine-5'-phosphate decarboxylase, which translates to MTFIDQWERAARHNRSALCVGLDPEPERLPAPWTRDTTRLFDFCAAIVDATADLVCAYKPQIAHFAAVGAEGQLEKLIAHIHRNAPGVPVILDAKRGDIGSTARHYAREAFERYGADALTVSPFMGADSLDPYVQSHPDRGLFVLCRTSNPGGEDIQALRIQAEPERPNLAAERVFERVARLATGPWNRSGQIGLVTGATRPNDIVRIRAIAPEAPLLIPGIGAQGGDLPATVHAAHHRFLINASRSVLYASAGADFAAAARVEAAALREAIAVAQTS; encoded by the coding sequence ATGACTTTCATCGACCAGTGGGAGAGGGCCGCGCGCCACAATCGCAGCGCGCTTTGCGTGGGCCTGGATCCGGAGCCAGAGCGTCTCCCTGCGCCATGGACCCGCGACACCACGCGGCTGTTTGATTTCTGCGCTGCGATCGTCGATGCCACGGCCGATCTTGTTTGTGCCTACAAGCCGCAGATCGCTCATTTTGCCGCCGTAGGCGCCGAAGGTCAGCTTGAAAAGCTCATTGCCCACATCCACCGCAATGCGCCCGGAGTGCCGGTCATTCTTGATGCCAAGCGCGGGGATATCGGCTCGACCGCGCGCCATTACGCTCGGGAAGCGTTTGAGCGATACGGTGCCGATGCGCTGACGGTGTCACCCTTCATGGGGGCCGATTCCCTCGACCCCTACGTTCAAAGCCACCCTGACCGAGGCCTGTTTGTGCTGTGCCGTACCTCCAACCCTGGAGGCGAAGACATCCAGGCACTGCGTATTCAGGCCGAACCAGAGCGCCCGAATCTTGCCGCGGAGCGCGTGTTCGAGCGCGTCGCGCGCTTGGCCACCGGGCCGTGGAACCGAAGCGGGCAGATCGGCCTGGTCACGGGTGCCACACGGCCCAACGACATCGTCCGCATCCGGGCGATCGCCCCTGAGGCGCCATTGCTTATTCCCGGCATTGGCGCGCAGGGCGGTGACTTGCCTGCAACGGTGCACGCCGCGCACCACCGTTTCTTGATCAATGCCTCACGAAGCGTGCTCTACGCCAGTGCGGGCGCCGACTTTGCCGCGGCAGCACGCGTCGAGGCTGCCGCATTGCGCGAAGCGATCGCGGTTGCCCAAACGTCCTGA
- the tsaB gene encoding tRNA (adenosine(37)-N6)-threonylcarbamoyltransferase complex dimerization subunit type 1 TsaB — protein MHAPLPVLAFDCSTEWVSVALDLGAARVVTRREPGGARASQRLLPLVQEVLAEAGIGLREVGLIGFGAGPGAFTGLRAACAAAQGLAFGLNLPVVPVHTLLAVAASAVTDAPLVLAADDARMGEIYWALASRTPAGDLHLQDDARADAPPALAQAWTERLGDVPRTGLALCGNAWAEHGASLRVVLPAGWQDILASALTVAPEAAAIAGLARAAHARGESVTAVQAQPIYVRNKVALTSEERMQARAAASQAAT, from the coding sequence ATGCACGCACCCTTGCCCGTCCTCGCTTTTGACTGCAGCACCGAATGGGTTTCGGTGGCGCTTGACCTCGGTGCGGCGCGCGTTGTGACGCGGCGCGAACCCGGTGGTGCGCGTGCCTCGCAGCGTTTGCTGCCGCTTGTGCAAGAGGTTTTGGCCGAGGCTGGTATCGGCCTGCGCGAAGTGGGGCTGATCGGATTTGGCGCGGGACCCGGCGCGTTCACAGGGCTTAGGGCGGCCTGCGCCGCTGCCCAGGGACTGGCATTTGGGCTCAATCTGCCGGTCGTGCCAGTTCATACGTTGCTGGCTGTGGCCGCTTCGGCCGTCACGGACGCGCCCCTCGTGCTTGCAGCCGACGATGCGCGTATGGGAGAAATCTACTGGGCCTTAGCTTCGCGAACCCCTGCAGGGGATTTGCACCTGCAGGACGACGCCCGAGCCGATGCGCCGCCGGCATTGGCGCAGGCATGGACCGAACGACTGGGTGACGTGCCCCGAACGGGGCTTGCTCTGTGCGGAAACGCGTGGGCTGAGCACGGCGCGTCGCTGCGGGTGGTCCTGCCTGCAGGGTGGCAAGACATTTTGGCCTCGGCACTGACGGTCGCGCCTGAAGCCGCCGCAATTGCTGGGCTCGCGCGTGCCGCGCATGCACGTGGTGAAAGCGTGACCGCTGTGCAAGCGCAGCCGATTTACGTGCGCAATAAGGTGGCGCTGACCAGCGAGGAACGCATGCAGGCGCGCGCGGCGGCATCACAGGCGGCAACATGA
- a CDS encoding sensor histidine kinase: MPKRRQRSLFGEILDWMLVPLLLVWPLSIGITYLVAQAIATRPFDQGLERRIAVLAELAQRSPGTALPLLGQARTDALTGEDTVLMQLRAPSGQVLGGDPALPLPPDAASPWSDGLHLRDAMVGGKKLRIAWRWVPIGVQAGTGQAAQPTAPPRGPMPPHALRSVHAADGKQPALLLVQVAEGLASRTALARNIVRGVILPQFVIVPISILLVWFGLGQGIVPLNELQARIRRRRPDDLSPIDQREAPEEIAPLVDSINGLLGRLEQSIHTQKRFIADAAHQLKTPLAGLRMQAEFAARQTDTHELRASLRQIGLSVVRTTRLVNQLLSLARAENQGVASQGASTTLDLRTPVRDAVQELAPMALDKGLDLEFEAPPGPLWVRGHALLLHELTKNLLDNAIAYTPPGGSVAVRLQDDPTNWQSTLSVEDTGVGIAPSERELVFRPFYRVLGTGHDGSGLGLSIVQEIARQHGATVELADNPACSASNTPGLVVRIHLAEAEPPR; this comes from the coding sequence GTGCCCAAACGCCGCCAGCGCTCGTTGTTCGGGGAAATTCTCGACTGGATGCTGGTGCCGCTACTGCTGGTGTGGCCGCTATCCATCGGCATTACCTATCTGGTGGCGCAAGCCATCGCCACCCGACCCTTCGACCAAGGCCTGGAGCGACGCATTGCCGTCTTGGCGGAGCTGGCCCAGCGTAGCCCTGGCACGGCCTTGCCGCTTCTTGGTCAGGCGCGCACCGATGCGCTTACAGGCGAGGACACTGTACTGATGCAGCTACGCGCGCCTTCGGGCCAAGTGTTGGGCGGCGACCCTGCCCTTCCACTACCCCCCGACGCAGCCTCGCCGTGGAGCGACGGACTGCACCTGCGCGACGCGATGGTGGGGGGAAAAAAGCTGCGTATCGCCTGGCGCTGGGTCCCCATTGGGGTACAAGCGGGCACTGGCCAAGCTGCACAACCGACAGCGCCGCCAAGGGGGCCTATGCCTCCGCACGCACTGCGCAGCGTGCACGCTGCCGATGGCAAACAGCCCGCATTGCTACTGGTCCAAGTCGCTGAAGGGCTGGCGAGCCGTACCGCGCTCGCACGCAATATCGTGCGGGGCGTCATCCTGCCGCAGTTCGTCATCGTGCCCATTTCCATCCTGCTCGTGTGGTTCGGGCTGGGCCAGGGCATTGTTCCCCTCAATGAATTGCAGGCGCGCATCCGCCGGCGCCGACCCGATGATCTGAGCCCGATCGATCAGCGCGAGGCGCCGGAGGAAATTGCCCCCCTCGTGGATTCGATCAACGGTCTCCTGGGGCGCCTGGAGCAGTCCATTCATACCCAGAAGCGATTCATCGCCGACGCTGCACACCAACTCAAGACGCCGCTTGCCGGACTACGCATGCAGGCCGAATTTGCAGCACGCCAGACCGACACACACGAGCTGAGGGCGAGTCTCAGGCAGATCGGCCTCTCGGTCGTGCGCACCACGCGTCTGGTCAACCAGCTCCTGTCGCTGGCGCGTGCGGAGAACCAGGGCGTCGCCTCGCAGGGCGCCTCCACCACGTTGGATCTGCGCACGCCGGTGCGCGACGCCGTGCAAGAGCTCGCGCCGATGGCTTTGGATAAGGGGCTTGACCTGGAGTTTGAGGCACCACCCGGGCCACTTTGGGTGCGCGGACACGCTCTGCTCCTGCACGAACTGACCAAGAACCTCCTGGATAACGCCATCGCCTATACGCCGCCTGGTGGAAGCGTGGCCGTGCGGCTGCAGGATGATCCGACCAATTGGCAATCCACCCTGAGTGTCGAAGACACCGGCGTGGGCATTGCCCCGTCGGAGCGGGAATTGGTTTTCCGTCCGTTTTATCGCGTGCTGGGGACCGGCCACGACGGCAGCGGGCTGGGGCTATCCATCGTGCAGGAAATTGCCCGCCAGCACGGAGCCACAGTGGAACTGGCCGACAACCCTGCGTGCAGCGCCAGCAACACGCCTGGGCTCGTCGTGCGCATCCACCTTGCAGAGGCCGAACCCCCACGCTGA
- the moaC gene encoding cyclic pyranopterin monophosphate synthase MoaC produces the protein MTSPLTHFDATGQAHMVDVGAKDETARMAVATGTIRMRPETLALIQSGTAKKGDVLGVARIAAIMASKRTADLIPLCHPIALTRVAVEFTADSATNSVQCLVRAETHGRTGVEMEALTAVQVGLLTIYDMCKAVDRGMVIGDVRLLEKQGGKSGLWQAAATVD, from the coding sequence ATGACATCGCCGCTCACGCATTTCGACGCTACCGGTCAGGCACATATGGTGGACGTGGGGGCCAAGGATGAGACCGCACGCATGGCCGTGGCCACCGGAACGATCCGCATGCGCCCCGAGACTCTGGCCTTGATTCAGTCGGGCACCGCCAAGAAGGGGGACGTCCTGGGCGTCGCGCGCATCGCGGCGATCATGGCATCCAAACGCACGGCGGATCTCATTCCGCTTTGCCATCCCATTGCGCTTACGCGCGTGGCGGTCGAATTCACCGCGGATTCGGCGACGAACTCGGTGCAATGCTTGGTTCGTGCAGAAACGCATGGCCGTACAGGCGTCGAGATGGAAGCGCTCACGGCCGTGCAGGTTGGCTTGCTGACCATCTATGACATGTGCAAAGCGGTGGACCGCGGCATGGTGATAGGGGATGTGCGCCTGCTCGAAAAGCAGGGCGGCAAGAGCGGGCTATGGCAGGCGGCCGCAACCGTAGACTGA
- the rimI gene encoding ribosomal protein S18-alanine N-acetyltransferase: MNARLEQSTQPPQFELREMTEADLHGVMSIETRAYDFPWSQGNFADSLNPRYVVQVLAVPQGPVLGYFVAMPGVEEMHLLNITVDPLKQGLGLGLQLLDAVLLAAVMHGAHLLWLEVRPSNRRAIRLYERYGFHAVAQRRNYYPALDRYGQPCKEDAIVMSAQVDQLRERRGVA; the protein is encoded by the coding sequence ATGAACGCCCGTCTTGAGCAATCCACGCAACCGCCCCAGTTCGAGCTGCGCGAAATGACGGAGGCCGATCTGCACGGCGTCATGAGCATTGAAACCCGCGCCTACGATTTTCCTTGGAGTCAGGGCAACTTTGCCGACTCGCTCAATCCTCGCTATGTGGTCCAGGTCCTTGCGGTTCCGCAGGGCCCGGTTCTCGGCTATTTTGTCGCGATGCCGGGAGTTGAGGAGATGCATCTTCTCAACATCACGGTGGATCCATTGAAGCAGGGGCTGGGCCTGGGGCTGCAATTGCTCGATGCCGTGCTGCTGGCTGCCGTGATGCATGGCGCACATCTCTTATGGCTTGAGGTGCGGCCGAGCAACCGTCGCGCCATTCGCCTTTACGAGCGCTACGGGTTCCATGCGGTAGCCCAGCGCAGAAATTACTACCCAGCACTTGATCGATACGGCCAGCCGTGCAAGGAGGACGCCATCGTCATGTCGGCACAAGTTGATCAGTTGCGTGAACGCCGCGGCGTGGCATGA